In Candidatus Zixiibacteriota bacterium, the DNA window CTGGTCTGGTCAAGATCGATGAAATAAAGACGAACGCCGGCGCCAGGATCGGCGACGGGGTCATTCTGACCAAGCCACTCGGAACCGGGATCATTTCGACGGCAATGAAGAACAATATTGCCGACAAAGAGCTGATTGATCTCGTTGTCAGGCAGATGGCAGCACTGAACAAGCATGCGGCCGATGTCGCCCGGAAGTATAGATGCTCAGCCGTCACCGATGTCACCGGTTATGGACTCGTCGGGCATGCGCTCGAGATGGCGGAGGCGTCGAATGTCTCGATTCGGCTGACCACCGCGGAAGTGCCGATAATCAGGGGTGCAATCGACCTTGCAGAGAAGGGACAGTTGACAGGCGGCGGGAAAGACAACATCAAATTCTGTGAATCAAAAGTGTCCTATGCAAGAAAAGTCAGAGATTCGATGATTCACGTGCTGCATGATCCTCAGACATCGGGCGGGCTGCTCATCGCTGTGCATCCGGATGATGCTCCCAGCCTGTCGCGAGATTTGCTTGGCTGCGATACAGCCTCCACGATCATCGGCGAGATCGCGCCCGGTCCGGCCGGCATTGTCTTCGAGTAATCCGATCTATATGTCTACCGACTGGCCTATACCCTTCTCAAGCGCCTTATCATAGACGAGCTTTGCCGCGGCGACATCCTGGATCGCGAGACCGTTCGATTTGAACAACGTGATCTCACTGTCGTTCGATCGCGCGGGCTTCTTGCCGGTCACTATCTCGCCAAGCTCCGCAACCATGTGCGACTTATCAACCGCTCCCTCCTGAATCGGGATCATGATATCTCCCGCCTCTTTCAGGCAGGCTTCAAATGAATCGGCGATGAACTTCGAACGCTTGACAATCACCGTGTCGAGTTCGCGCGCATTGGGAGTGTGACTTCCGATGCCGTTGATGTGTGCGCCATCGCGGACTTTGCTCCCATCGAAAATCGGCGTTGCCGACGATGTCGCAGCGCAGATGATATCCGATTCCGCAAGAACCTGATCGGATGACTTGGCTATGACGACATCAATATTGAGTTTGCTGCCCATCTCGTTTGCGAAATTCTTCACGGCATCGTTTGAAATATCAAACACCAGCGCTTTCGAGAGTTCACGTGCTTCAGCCACAGCCCAGAGCTGCATCTTGGCCTGCACACCGGCACCGAAAATTCCGGCCACCTGACCTTTGTCTTTTCGTGCGAGATATTTCGTGGCGACGCCGCTCGCCGCACCGGTCCTGACGGCTGTCAGATATCCACCATCCATAATGCAGATAACATCGCCGGTGGCGGGGTCCTGCACGAGCACCTTGCCGATCACCGTCGGCATTTTGTGTTTGGATGGGTTGTTCTTGTATACGGTGACGACTTTGCACGCGAGCGCGCCGAGTTCTTTGAGATATGCGGGCATATAGAGTGAAAGCCCGTCGGGCGGAGTGATGCTTGTGCGCAGAGGCAGCACGGCTGTGCCGTTAGCAAGCTCGGCGAACGCCTTCTCGACAACTATCATGCAGTCAGACATTTCGAGCACCTGCATAACGTCATTCTTAGTCAACAAGAGCGGCATTGAATCCTCCCTGATATGTGTACGTTTGATTCAGTATTAGTATGATGAAGGCGATTTGGCAAGCGATATGTTGTTTCAGACTCACGCAAAATCCGCTTGCATAATCGGGGAGTATCGGCTATTTTCCAGTTGAGACATTGACTTGCCTCATCAGATCTAGTATGACATCTCTTGCTTGACAGACCAGGACGAAAACGAAGATAAGGGAATGGCGAATGCCGGCCTTAGCACAAATGTGTCACTGTCCACCCAATTGAACGGCGATGGGGAAGACACGAGCCTTGCTATGCTTCAGCCGTAGAAGGAGGATTAGCTATGAGAGCTGGAATAATCTTCACCGGAACCGGTCCAATCCTGATTTTGACAACCTATGAATCATTCATCGATTCCGGGTTTGCGAGCAAACTTGCTGCGAAAGGCATCAACAAGTTTATAGCTTACGAACTATCTATCGATCTCGTAAGGGAGAAATACGGCGCGCATTACGCGGCTGTGATGAACGATGTCAAGCAGACCTCAGATTTGCGCGTACTCGACTACAACGGGCACAACGTATTCCACAATTTCTCCTTCTCGCAGATGGGCGAGCCGATTTACTATGGCTTGTAGCAAGGGCAGGCAGGTTTCCCCGAAACCTGCCACCTCAAACTGGATACCGATTTGCATCGGTATGACACCGCCTGCGGCGGTGTAAAGGTTCTCGACGCGGGCACACCCGCGTCATTCCGGTGAAGACCGGAATCCAGTATCATAGGCAGCGATCCGAAGTCACTCGAAGCGTGCCGAAGCGATCCTGCCTATTTCTTCGTTACGGCTTCCGTGGACAATTGTCAGGATCTCCTCACCGGCATGAGGACTGTCCTTCGCGATGCTCGGCAGGCGGGAATCCAGACCAACCGGCGACTCATAAACGATCCTTATCCACAGGTCTTCGTTTGGAAGTTGATCGCTTGGTCCGAAGCCTGTAAGGTTGCCATTTGAATGGAACGAATGCCGTTCCCCACCTTTCCGGTGTCTCGCTCCTTGGATCACGTGTGATTTCCAGAGTACGATGAAATACATCCACCGATCGGTTCACCATGTCGACGACCACAATCACCTGTACATCCTCTGGGTAAACTCGATCTGCGGGATCAGCTTCCCTTCTGCGCCAAATCGCTCCCTCCATGGCAGCTTTCGGTGATCCAGCAAACTCGGTTACAGTAAAATGAGACATCTTCCGTGGCGGCATTTCCTGAATGTAATGCACTGTAGCCCGGTATTTTCTTTTTTCGTCTGTCTTATTCCCCATTACTCACTCCGTCTGTCTCGTACCCATCATTTCCATTCGCATTGCCTAATGCCGCTTTGCCTGTGATGCTATATCATCTATATATGAAACTCGACGATGTCTTTGTCGGTGAGGACGTATTTCGAGGTGACTCGCTGGCCGTCGAATTTCCCCTCACCCCAGACTTTGGCAAATTGAAGCTTGTGCGCAAAATCTTTGTGCAACGCAAATGCGGCATCCTCGACAGTTGAATTAATGGGGAGGACTATTGGATCCTTGAAATCGGTATCGTGCCCCGGTGTTTTGGTATAGACCCGCATTATCTGAAGAATATCGAAGATATGAGCCTGTAGTTTTGCGATGTTCGTTTCATCGACGCATGATATCGGGATGATGTCGAACCGCTCGCCATATAACTCTCCGAGAACTACGAGATTCTCTTTTGCCACGGATACATCGAACTTATTCCCCGCGATAACCGCACGTTTACAGAACTGCGATCCGATATACTCCTCCGGAATCACTTTCTTCGTGAGATGCATCTTAAGCTCATCGAGCTTCGCTATAACGGCGTCTATCCCCTCGAGCATGTCATCCGCCGCAAGATCAGCCATCAGAAGGAGCACGTCGGAATTGCGAATGATATTCGTCATCCAGTTTTCATAGTAATCAGAAGCAATCGGCGGAAGATCGACCAACTCGAATTGCACCGTCTCGAATAGCATCATTCCGGGTTGTGCCTTGCGGGTAGTGTATGGATAATCTGCGACTTCGGGCTCGGCACCGGTCGTGATGTGCAGTAGTGTTGATTTCCCGCAATTCGGCGGTCCCAGCAGGAGTATCTGCGCAGCGCCATGCTTTTCTACATAATCGACTGCCGCCTGTCTTGATGCACCTGAAGTCTTTTTCGGCCCCTCTATCTTGACTTTGAGCTTAGACATTCTCGTTTTGATATCTGCGCGCATTTTCTCTGTCCCCTTGTGCTTGGGGATGACGCGTAGCATCTCTTCGAGACAGGCGAGCCTTTCGTCGTCGGTGTCGGCTTTCTTGAAGCGATCTTCCGCTTCTTTATACTGCGGAGTGAGATTTGCTGGCATAGTAGAATAATAATCACAACAGCTTGATTGTCAAGAAGATCACTCATAATAGAATAGGTGACACATTTTGTCGCCATACATGTCTGTTTGCCGCGAATTCCGAAATCGCCTTGACAGGCATGTGCTGCCCTCGTACCTTCATAACGGAGTTATATGATGAATAGCGGCAGTGCAGAGACAGGAAATGATATCTACGTCACGAGTGTCGTGATGGCGTTGCGGGAAACCGGCGGCGTCGGAGCGAAAACATTTCAGTCGCTCCTATGGGTGTTTGGATCCCCGGAGAACGTTTATGATGCCACGATTGACGATCTGATTGAAATCCCACAAATATCCCAAGAACGGGCGATTAAGATTCTCGAATCAAGAGTCAATATCCCGGTGATGTCTGAGCGGATTGAGCGCCTGCAAGAGGAGGGGACGAGTGTCGTCACATTTCTCGACGATGGCTATCCGGTCAAACTCCGCGGTCTTGACGACCCCCCACCGATTCTCTACTATCGCGGGATTCTTCCGGATGACGACAGTTCCTCGATTTGTGTCATAGGAACAACTGAAGCGACCGCCGAGGGGATTCAGGCTGCGGTCGATATCAGTGCAATACTCACGACGAAAGGCTGTAGGATCATATCGGGACTGGCAAAGGGCATAGATACGGCTGCTCACATAGGAGCTTTGAAGAACGAAGGCATAACTCACGCCGTACTCGGAACAGGGTTTCACAATATCTATCCGGAAGAGAATCTCACTTTGTCAAAGCAAATTGCCGAAAGGGGTTCTCTGATAAGCGAATACAAGCCCGATACTTTCGTGAGCAGGGGAAGGCTACTTTCCCGCAATCGTATCGTTGTCGGTCTTTCCGACTTCGCAATCGTAGTAGAGCTTTCCCCCGATTCGTCGGGCGTGCAATCAGCCGCCGAAGCGTGTGATCGGCAGGGAAAACTCCTCTTCTATCTCCTGAAGGGAGATGAGAAGAAACGAGGGATCAAGATTCCGGCCAATGCCGTTGCATTCGAGACCCTCGAAGAAATCGAAACCATTCTTGAAAGCAGCATTGGGAGTTGAAATGCAGGACATGAATGAAGACCACGAACGCATAACCGCACTCAAGACACTCGTTGATGCAACTGCCAACGAGATCACCAGCGGCGGGCTTAACATAGATACCGCTAACAGAATTGTCGCAGAGACCCGTATCAAAGCCGCAGAGCTCATCCCGGACGACATGGACAAGTACGACATGATCTACACGTCGCGATTCGAGCGGCTGATCGAGCAATACATCACCTCCGTCCAACCGGAGGAGTGATCGCGCAAGGGAGTAATTGTCCGACTCATACAAAACGACGGCCAAACGGAGCCGCATGGAAATCAAGATCAAGCGTTCGCGCTTCATAGGGACGATTGATTATACGCCCACCCTTGAAAATGCAAGCGGGTTCGTATCCGAAATTTCGAAGGAATTTCATGATGCTACGCATAATTGCTATGCGTACAAAGTCGGGTTTGGCCACGAACCCGTATTTAGA includes these proteins:
- the selD gene encoding selenide, water dikinase SelD — its product is LNIIGFPYGKMPTEIMYQILLGGHQKVTEAGAVIAGGHSIKDAELKYGLAVTGLVKIDEIKTNAGARIGDGVILTKPLGTGIISTAMKNNIADKELIDLVVRQMAALNKHAADVARKYRCSAVTDVTGYGLVGHALEMAEASNVSIRLTTAEVPIIRGAIDLAEKGQLTGGGKDNIKFCESKVSYARKVRDSMIHVLHDPQTSGGLLIAVHPDDAPSLSRDLLGCDTASTIIGEIAPGPAGIVFE
- a CDS encoding ornithine cyclodeaminase family protein; protein product: MPLLLTKNDVMQVLEMSDCMIVVEKAFAELANGTAVLPLRTSITPPDGLSLYMPAYLKELGALACKVVTVYKNNPSKHKMPTVIGKVLVQDPATGDVICIMDGGYLTAVRTGAASGVATKYLARKDKGQVAGIFGAGVQAKMQLWAVAEARELSKALVFDISNDAVKNFANEMGSKLNIDVVIAKSSDQVLAESDIICAATSSATPIFDGSKVRDGAHINGIGSHTPNARELDTVIVKRSKFIADSFEACLKEAGDIMIPIQEGAVDKSHMVAELGEIVTGKKPARSNDSEITLFKSNGLAIQDVAAAKLVYDKALEKGIGQSVDI
- a CDS encoding 50S ribosome-binding GTPase, whose protein sequence is MPANLTPQYKEAEDRFKKADTDDERLACLEEMLRVIPKHKGTEKMRADIKTRMSKLKVKIEGPKKTSGASRQAAVDYVEKHGAAQILLLGPPNCGKSTLLHITTGAEPEVADYPYTTRKAQPGMMLFETVQFELVDLPPIASDYYENWMTNIIRNSDVLLLMADLAADDMLEGIDAVIAKLDELKMHLTKKVIPEEYIGSQFCKRAVIAGNKFDVSVAKENLVVLGELYGERFDIIPISCVDETNIAKLQAHIFDILQIMRVYTKTPGHDTDFKDPIVLPINSTVEDAAFALHKDFAHKLQFAKVWGEGKFDGQRVTSKYVLTDKDIVEFHI
- a CDS encoding DNA-processing protein DprA, whose translation is MNSGSAETGNDIYVTSVVMALRETGGVGAKTFQSLLWVFGSPENVYDATIDDLIEIPQISQERAIKILESRVNIPVMSERIERLQEEGTSVVTFLDDGYPVKLRGLDDPPPILYYRGILPDDDSSSICVIGTTEATAEGIQAAVDISAILTTKGCRIISGLAKGIDTAAHIGALKNEGITHAVLGTGFHNIYPEENLTLSKQIAERGSLISEYKPDTFVSRGRLLSRNRIVVGLSDFAIVVELSPDSSGVQSAAEACDRQGKLLFYLLKGDEKKRGIKIPANAVAFETLEEIETILESSIGS